Proteins encoded within one genomic window of Rhododendron vialii isolate Sample 1 chromosome 1a, ASM3025357v1:
- the LOC131307682 gene encoding 28 kDa ribonucleoprotein, chloroplastic isoform X2 gives MVVIVSAAATTIAPESNLWTMATLSFTPPPSSSLSSLSSSLPPSSHRPILSCFLSPSHSLSKSHSSRPFSSSSSLIWYTLPNKSRSTSFSTLALVDQQEPLVDEQEPFAAADPIGDDDSRDDGSVPDNNTLLKPCELDVCNLPRSFGTAELEDLFKPHGTVQSVEISRNAETGISRGCGTVTMSSIGEAKDAIAALDGSDVGEREMRVKFKAMKPFYQKNSQIYEAPYRIYVGNLAWRAKPEDLKSHFSKFGTVNSAKVLYDRKDGKNRCYGFLSFSSPAESKAAASLSGTEFLGRTMLIREVEQKIEP, from the exons ATGGTGGTTATAGTGTCTGCGGCAGCTACTACCATTGCACCCGAGTCCAATCTCTGGACAATGGCCACCCTTTCTTTTACACCACCGCCgtcttcttctctttcctccCTTTCGTCCTCTTTGCCGCCTTCTTCTCACCGCCCAATCCTCTCCTGCTTCCTCTCCCCCTCTCACTCCTTATCCAAATCTCACTCCTCCAgaccattttcttcttcttcttctctcatTTGGTATACTCTCCCAAACAAGTCCAGGTCCACTTCTTTCTCAACTCTTGCACTTGTCGATCAGCAAGAACCACTTGTCGATGAACAAGAACCATTTGCAGCGGCAGACCCAATTGGAGATGACGACAGCCGCGACGATGGTTCGGTTCCCGATAATAATACTCTGTTGAAACCATGTGAACTAGATGTGTGCAATCTTCCCAGAAGCTTTGGGACGGCAGAGCTTGAAGATTTGTTCAAGCCCCATGGAACCGTTCAGTCAGTTGAG ATTTCACGAAATGCAGAGACGGGTATCAGCCGAGGATGTGGGACTGTGACAATGAGCTCAATAGGCGAAGCCAAAGATGCAATTGCTGCTCTAGATGGTTCT GATGTCGGTGAGCGTGAAATGCGAGTAAAGTTTAAGGCCATGAAGCCATTCTATCAAAAGAACAGTCAAATATATGAAGCCCCCTACAGAATCTATGTTGGCAACCTTGCATGGCGCGCAAAACCTGAAGATTTGAAGAGCCATTTTAGCAAATTTGGGACAGTAAATAGTGCGAAAGTATTATATGATCGTAAAGATGGAAAGAACCGGTGTTATGGATTTCTTTCCTTCTCCTCACCAGCCGAAAGTAAGGCTGCAGCATCTTTGAGTGGAACA GAGTTTTTGGGTAGGAC aatgctaattaGAGAAGTTGAGCAGAAGATTGAGCCTTGA
- the LOC131307682 gene encoding 28 kDa ribonucleoprotein, chloroplastic isoform X1: MVVIVSAAATTIAPESNLWTMATLSFTPPPSSSLSSLSSSLPPSSHRPILSCFLSPSHSLSKSHSSRPFSSSSSLIWYTLPNKSRSTSFSTLALVDQQEPLVDEQEPFAAADPIGDDDSRDDGSVPDNNTLLKPCELDVCNLPRSFGTAELEDLFKPHGTVQSVEISRNAETGISRGCGTVTMSSIGEAKDAIAALDGSDVGEREMRVKFKAMKPFYQKNSQIYEAPYRIYVGNLAWRAKPEDLKSHFSKFGTVNSAKVLYDRKDGKNRCYGFLSFSSPAESKAAASLSGTEFLGRTMLIREVVYPKKKMLIREVEQKIEP; the protein is encoded by the exons ATGGTGGTTATAGTGTCTGCGGCAGCTACTACCATTGCACCCGAGTCCAATCTCTGGACAATGGCCACCCTTTCTTTTACACCACCGCCgtcttcttctctttcctccCTTTCGTCCTCTTTGCCGCCTTCTTCTCACCGCCCAATCCTCTCCTGCTTCCTCTCCCCCTCTCACTCCTTATCCAAATCTCACTCCTCCAgaccattttcttcttcttcttctctcatTTGGTATACTCTCCCAAACAAGTCCAGGTCCACTTCTTTCTCAACTCTTGCACTTGTCGATCAGCAAGAACCACTTGTCGATGAACAAGAACCATTTGCAGCGGCAGACCCAATTGGAGATGACGACAGCCGCGACGATGGTTCGGTTCCCGATAATAATACTCTGTTGAAACCATGTGAACTAGATGTGTGCAATCTTCCCAGAAGCTTTGGGACGGCAGAGCTTGAAGATTTGTTCAAGCCCCATGGAACCGTTCAGTCAGTTGAG ATTTCACGAAATGCAGAGACGGGTATCAGCCGAGGATGTGGGACTGTGACAATGAGCTCAATAGGCGAAGCCAAAGATGCAATTGCTGCTCTAGATGGTTCT GATGTCGGTGAGCGTGAAATGCGAGTAAAGTTTAAGGCCATGAAGCCATTCTATCAAAAGAACAGTCAAATATATGAAGCCCCCTACAGAATCTATGTTGGCAACCTTGCATGGCGCGCAAAACCTGAAGATTTGAAGAGCCATTTTAGCAAATTTGGGACAGTAAATAGTGCGAAAGTATTATATGATCGTAAAGATGGAAAGAACCGGTGTTATGGATTTCTTTCCTTCTCCTCACCAGCCGAAAGTAAGGCTGCAGCATCTTTGAGTGGAACA GAGTTTTTGGGTAGGACAATGCTAATTAGAGAAGTTgtctatccaaaaaaaaaaatgctaattaGAGAAGTTGAGCAGAAGATTGAGCCTTGA
- the LOC131307696 gene encoding pentatricopeptide repeat-containing protein At4g01400, mitochondrial: MKSPPLQTPLPPPSPSQIHKLISSQHDPLLALEIFNLSTSTHPTLRHPPSTFHSLILKLARHRHFSLMHNLLSLLHSQNHPVPPSLLSHLLRIYSRFDLPEQALTTFHTSVLRLNAKPLPRHLNLLLQLLASRRHLLRPAFDLFKSAQDRYCVTPNAKSYNILMRAFCLNGDLSVAYSLFNQMPERDVMPDVESYRILMQGLCRNSQVNRAVDLLGDMLNKGFVPDTLSYTTLLNSLCRKKKLKEAYKLLCRMKVKGCNPDIVHYNTVIVGFCREGRALDACKVLEDMPSNGCLPNLVSYRSLVAGLCRQGLYDEAENYVKEMTSKGFSPHFSVFHAMIKGFCNVGKVEEACGLLGTMLNLGESPHVDTWMEIIPRICEVDEMVRMRSVLEEILKVEVMPHTRIVEAGAGLEEYLIRRIRHVSRRA, from the coding sequence ATGAAATCCCCACCTCTCCAAACCCCACTCCCACCCCCATCCCCGTCCCAAATCCACAAACTCATCTCCTCCCAACACGACCCCCTCCTAGCCCTTGAAATTTTCAACCTCTCCACCTCCACCCACCCCACCCTCCGCCACCCACCCTCCACCTTCCACTCCCTCATCCTCAAACTTGCTCGCCACCGCCACTTCTCCCTCATGCACAacctcctctccctcctccacTCCCAAAACCACCCTGTTCCCCCCTCCCTCCTCTCCCACCTCCTTCGTATCTACTCCCGCTTTGACCTCCCCGAACAAGCCCTAACCACCTTCCACACCTCTGTCCTCCGCCTCAACGCCAAGCCCCTCCCCAGACACCTCAATCTCCTCCTCCAGCTCCTCGCCTCCCGCCGCCACCTCCTCCGCCCCGCCTTCGACCTCTTCAAGTCCGCTCAGGATCGCTACTGCGTAACACCCAACgcaaaatcttataatatcttGATGAGGGCATTCTGTTTGAACGGGGATTTGAGTGTTGCTTACTCCCTGTTCAACCAAATGCCTGAGAGAGATGTCATGCCGGATGTGGAGAGTTACAGGATTTTGATGCAGGGTTTGTGTAGGAACAGTCAAGTGAACAGGGCTGTTGACTTGTTGGGGGATATGTTGAATAAGGGGTTTGTGCCGGATACATTGAGTTATACCACGTTGTTGAATAGTTTGTGCAGGAAGAAGAAGCTTAAGGAGGCGTACAAGCTTCTTTGTAGGATGAAGGTTAAGGGTTGCAACCCTGATATTGTACATTATAATACTGTTATTGTGGGGTTTTGTAGGGAAGGTCGTGCTCTCGATGCTTGTAAGGTTTTAGAGGATATGCCCTCGAATGGGTGCTTGCCAAATCTGGTTTCGTATAGGAGTTTGGTTGCTGGGTTGTGTAGGCAGGGTTTGTATGATGAGGCAGAGAATTATGTCAAGGAAATGACGTCCAAGGGGTTTTCTCCACATTTTTCGGTGTTTCATGCCATGATCAAGGGTTTCTGTAATGTGGGTAAGGTTGAGGAAGCTTGTGGGTTGTTGGGGACAATGTTGAACCTTGGGGAATCTCCTCATGTTGATACTTGGATGGAAATTATCCCGAGGATTTGCGAGGTGGATGAAATGGTTAGAATGAGAAGTGTTTTGGAGGAGATTTTAAAGGTGGAGGTAATGCCTCACACGAGAATAGTTGAAGCAGGTGCTGGTTTGGAGGAATATTTGATCCGGAGGATACGTCATGTATCAAGACGCGCTTGA